In Neodiprion pinetum isolate iyNeoPine1 chromosome 6, iyNeoPine1.2, whole genome shotgun sequence, one genomic interval encodes:
- the THADA gene encoding tRNA (32-2'-O)-methyltransferase regulator THADA isoform X2 produces the protein MDMTETELHVTLRNLTLRKKSGELDTPERFNYQDEMWRNVIDYEILWKCIKHCSLEIRRDTMELLVVSKKSTQRFTAVEYQMIETFLSYNLGEKIELAPLIKKAIKRTRDSLVVLRREVLRTVKGQNSENSSKCRPNQHEDIENMACHNATRIDIECFIQDCESFLCSLRKICVDNLYPTANYERRRTCLQILCHMQDILDEEILCLEWDTVQAKSLFNCLLLDTYESNKEMVYKILQLVPPRFLELDNKDTVDEIIRTAVGLGNSIRPIDSATAAYMFKICTASPVIVEIVNRHNEYLNPDCASNTDAHLLLVKFLISRLEKPLEIARDNIVRAANKHSLYGYLYCLRSLITDSDLHRKFPTDERWREPIAQLINICLDLNNAVGQIVNNSSPEGHLPMDLNPFNVQPSLFDQELSEHEKVTTPQMVLLCAWRTVKEVSLIFGYVTFKLPIDGMNGVVGLLTENQVVQVGEHFVTLLSETKHRGAFEQAHVGFGLLCRRLWHLPIECALKQLPKIWLLDLLLAVTGLSPRDSKLCATRRSAGVPFMVQALLTSEEESLTAVIRHGGSFTFHSTMRILLGLTNLKDDYNIEAEMSSLIYDDTVFTQFKDQSSPLSHTEKRTSNTNRGKKCYKLAEIKSHVINILRALFRHCQLGDCVKPYIADGVITAIKSYNGKTWAERNAATLLFSAMVVRIFGVQRTKDHLNLSVHNRMTGKVFFEKYPTLLEFMYNELEKFVEPGDTLIRPGVQSVLLLLSRLYPGCHDSADSNWKVAAFINMVSKCAKSQVYETRELAARALVPLLTQTTALAVFSKLLEKISMESQNYSNINMIHGYILQVLQISKSAEFSSFIVSSAQFKIFIKKSVWILEKLECRERGAGVSFPLATAYLETLLQIYQANDQWFSECVEDEDGDLFFRIKLHLIHSNILSNGPGREIYEITAAKFYTLWCPVHHDCPDSYRLSYSEITKNNWTSLLNHNNMDVQIISWIKSTELVKSAVHTSFSESQLQDVICEANRAVEQLITDPNLEKAVFDFLFIILSNTSNDTLFKAKPSAFSNLLKKVMVYLSKRLDNQDYYVTNSFLKLLGAIYGEVSKQFQDILTIDDKKAIHKLFLKNSWMDSCDNDCRLAVSQTMYNLYEPVVKDNDNFVMCWWTMLLNLLVDDDKVVRYHAAAVLCKVNNEREIICDTGMRHKFFESFSNVVAKLRPDIAIVLLFSWGVATWREDGYQMDDTDVFNKCRNYDTFEQLEISTLCLISLKEVGNHHSLNTTLPLTTIRWLKKLYDCKFTFATLSEFVKIQYKYIPTLGNKLGDYLDPTYSDKLQQVLAFKKFTDFVTQETNDGILL, from the exons ATGGATATGACCGAAACGGAATTGCATGTGACTCTGAGAAATCTGACACTTAGGAAAAAAAGTGGTGAATTAGATACTCCAGAGAGGTTCAACTACCAAGATGAAATGTGGAGAAATGTTATTGATTACGAAATATTATGGAAATGTATAAAACATTGTTCCCTCGag ATCAGGCGAGATACGATGGAGCTTTTGGTGGTATCGAAAAAAAGCACCCAACGCTTTACAGCGGTTGAATATCAAATGATTGAAACATTCTTGTCATATAATCTGGGTGAAAAAATCGAGTTGGCACCATTAATCAAAAAG GCAATAAAACGCACTAGAGACAGTCTAGTTGTGCTGCGGCGAGAAGTCTTGAGAACAGTTAAAGGTCAGAATTCTGAAAATAGTAGTAAATGTCGGCCGAATCAACAtgaagatattgaaaatatggcATGCCACAATGCCACAAGAATAGATATCGAATGTTTCATACAAGACTGCGAATCATTTTTGTGTTCATTGCGTAAAATTTGTGTAGACAATTTATATCCAACAGCAAATTACGAACGCAGACGGACATGCCTACAAATATTATGCCATATGCAGGACATCCTGGATGAAGAAATTCTTTGTTTAGAATGGGATACTGTTCAAGCAAAATCTTTGTTCAACTGTTTATTGTTAGATACGTATGAATCCAATAAAGAAATGGTCTACAAAATATTGCAGCTGGTGCCACCCAGATTTTTGGAATTGGATAATAAAGATACTGTAGATGAAATCATACGAACCGCAGTTGGACTGGGAAATAGCATTAGGCCAATTGATTCAGCTACTGCGGCATACATGTTCAAAATATGTACCGCATCTCCAGTAATTGTCGAGATTGTAAATCGGCATAATGAATATCTCAACCCTGATTGCGCAAGCAACACTGATGCGCACCTTTTACTGGTGAAGTTTCTTATTTCGCGCCTTGAG AAACCATTGGAAATTGCACGCGATAATATCGTCAGGGCTGCCAATAAACATTCATTGTACGGATACCTTTACTGTCTGCGAAGCTTAATAACTGATAGCGATTTACA TAGGAAATTTCCAACTGACGAACGCTGGCGAGAGCCCATAGCTCAACTCATCAATATTTGCTTGGATTTAAACAATGCTGTAGGACAAATTGTGAATAATTCATCACCAGAAGGTCACTTACCAATGGATCTGAACCCGTTCAATGTCCAACCTTCATTGTTTGATCAAGAACTATCGGAGCATGAGAAAGTGACCACGCCTCAAATGGTACTACTTTGTGCTTGGCGTACTGTCAAGGAAGTCAGCTTAATTTTTGGCTATGTCACATTCAAATTGCCTATAGATGGGATGAACGGAGTGGTGGGTCTTTTAACAGAAAACCAG GTTGTTCAAGTCGGAGAGCACTTTGTCACTTTGTTGAGCGAAACTAAACATAGAGGGGCATTTGAACAAGCTCACGTCGGGTTTGGACTGTTATGCAGACGCTTATGGCATTTGCCAATAGAATGCGCATTGAAGCAACTTCCTAAAATATGGCTGCTGGACTTGTTGCTAGCAGTTACAGGTTTATCACCCAGAGATAGTAAACTTTGCGCAACCAGGAGAAGCGCCGGGGTACCTTTTATGGTTCAA GCACTTCTGACCTCCGAAGAGGAGTCGCTAACAGCTGTTATAAGACATGGGGGTAGTTTTACATTTCACTCGACCATGCGGATATTACTCGGCTTAACCAACTTGAAAGATGACTACAACATAGAAGCTGAGATGTCATCTTTGATCTATGATGATACTGTATTTACACAATTCAAAGATCAATCGTCCCCTCTCAGTCATACTGAAAAACGTACAAGTAACACTAATCGGGgcaaaaaatgttacaaacttGCTGAGATCAAGTCTCATGTAATAAATATACTGAGAGCTCTCTTTAGGCACTGTCAGCTAGGAGACTGTGTGAAGCCTTACATCGCCGATGGTGTGATTACAGCAATTAAAAGCTACAATGGGAAAACATGGGCT GAAAGAAACGCTGCAACTCTTCTGTTCAGTGCTATGGTCGTTCGTATTTTTGGTGTCCAAAGAACAAAGGATCACTTGAATTTGTCAGTTCACAACCGAATGACTGGTAAGGTGTTCTTCGAAAAATACCCTACATTACTGGAATTCATGTACAATGAATTGGAGAAATTCGTGGAACCGGGTGATACACTTATAAGACCAGGAGTGCAATCTGTGCTACTCCTGCTATCGCGACTGTACCCTGGCTGCCACGACAGTGCCGATTCAAATTGGAAG GTTGCAGCGTTCATTAATATGGTATCAAAGTGTGCAAAGAGTCAGGTATACGAGACACGTGAACTCGCGGCCCGAGCCTTGGTTCCTTTATTGACACAAACTACTGCTTTGGCCGTGTTTTCCAAGCtgcttgaaaaaatatcaatggaatctcaaaattattccaatatTAACATGATTCATGGATATATCTTGCAG GTATTACAGATCTCAAAGAGTGCAGAGTTCAGTAGTTTCATAGTATCGAGTGCacagtttaaaatttttataaaaaaatcagtttggattttggaaaaattggaGTGTCGAGAGCGTGGAGCAGGGGTTAGCTTTCCATTGGCTACTGCTTACTTGGAAACTCTATTACAAATTTATCAAGCCAACGACCAATG GTTCAGTGAATGTGTTGAGGATGAAGATGGTGACCTGTTTTTCAGAATCAAACTTCACTTGATTCATAGCAACATTTTAAGCAACGGACCAGGTAGAGAGATTTATGAAATCACTGctgcaaaattttatacattgtGGTGCCCAGTACACCACGACTGTCCTGATTCATATAGATTATCATACAGTGAgataacgaaaaataattggaCATCACTATTAAATCACAATAATATGGACGTACAGATCATCTCATGGATAAAATCTACAGAATTAGTTAAGAGCGCTGTCCACACTTCGTTCAGCGAATCACAGCTTCAAGATGTCATATGTGAAGCAAATAGAGCAGTTGAACAACTCATCACTGATCCAAACTTAGAAAAGGCagtattcgattttttatttattattcttagCAACACCAGTAACGATACCCTATTCAAGGCCAAACCATCTGCATTTTCGAACTTACTAAAGAAGGTTATGGTGTACTTGTCAAAAAGACTTGACAACCAAGATTACTATGTAACCAATAGTTTTCTAAAGTTGTTGGGGGCAATTTACGGAGAAGTTTCAAAACAATTCCAG GATATTCTAACGATTGACGATAAGAAAGCAATACACaaactttttttgaaaaattcgtggATGGATTCATGTGACAATGATTGTAGACTTGCCGTCTCACAGACAATGTACAATCTATATGAGCCAGTGGTCAAAGACAATG atAATTTTGTAATGTGTTGGTGGACAATGCTTTTAAATCTTCTGGTGGACGATGACAAAGTCGTGAGATACCACGCTGCAGCCGTACTTTGCAAAGTAAACAATGAAAGAGAAATCATATGTGATACGGGTATGAggcataaattttttgaaagctTTTCAAATGTCGTTGCCAAGTTACGCCCAGATATAGCAATAGTGTTATTATTCTCTTGGGGTGTTGCGACATGGCGAGAGGATGGCTACCAAATGGATGATACCGAC GTGTTCAATAAGTGTCGAAATTACGACACATTTGAACAATTGGAAATATCAACCCTTTGTTTAATTTCGTTGAAAGAAGTTGGCAATCATCACTCGTTAAACACAACTCTCCCATTGACGACCATAAGATGGTTAAAGAAATTATATGATTGCAAATTTACCTTTGCAACTTTGTCGGAATTTGTGAAAATCCAATACAAATACATTCCTACACTTGGAAACAAACTAGGAGACTATTTGGATCCAACTTACAGCGACAAGCTGCAGCAAGTCTTGGCATTTAAGAAATTCACTGATTTTGTAACACAAGAGACCAACGATGGAATTTTGTTATGA
- the THADA gene encoding tRNA (32-2'-O)-methyltransferase regulator THADA isoform X1 codes for MVLRTSKMDMTETELHVTLRNLTLRKKSGELDTPERFNYQDEMWRNVIDYEILWKCIKHCSLEIRRDTMELLVVSKKSTQRFTAVEYQMIETFLSYNLGEKIELAPLIKKAIKRTRDSLVVLRREVLRTVKGQNSENSSKCRPNQHEDIENMACHNATRIDIECFIQDCESFLCSLRKICVDNLYPTANYERRRTCLQILCHMQDILDEEILCLEWDTVQAKSLFNCLLLDTYESNKEMVYKILQLVPPRFLELDNKDTVDEIIRTAVGLGNSIRPIDSATAAYMFKICTASPVIVEIVNRHNEYLNPDCASNTDAHLLLVKFLISRLEKPLEIARDNIVRAANKHSLYGYLYCLRSLITDSDLHRKFPTDERWREPIAQLINICLDLNNAVGQIVNNSSPEGHLPMDLNPFNVQPSLFDQELSEHEKVTTPQMVLLCAWRTVKEVSLIFGYVTFKLPIDGMNGVVGLLTENQVVQVGEHFVTLLSETKHRGAFEQAHVGFGLLCRRLWHLPIECALKQLPKIWLLDLLLAVTGLSPRDSKLCATRRSAGVPFMVQALLTSEEESLTAVIRHGGSFTFHSTMRILLGLTNLKDDYNIEAEMSSLIYDDTVFTQFKDQSSPLSHTEKRTSNTNRGKKCYKLAEIKSHVINILRALFRHCQLGDCVKPYIADGVITAIKSYNGKTWAERNAATLLFSAMVVRIFGVQRTKDHLNLSVHNRMTGKVFFEKYPTLLEFMYNELEKFVEPGDTLIRPGVQSVLLLLSRLYPGCHDSADSNWKVAAFINMVSKCAKSQVYETRELAARALVPLLTQTTALAVFSKLLEKISMESQNYSNINMIHGYILQVLQISKSAEFSSFIVSSAQFKIFIKKSVWILEKLECRERGAGVSFPLATAYLETLLQIYQANDQWFSECVEDEDGDLFFRIKLHLIHSNILSNGPGREIYEITAAKFYTLWCPVHHDCPDSYRLSYSEITKNNWTSLLNHNNMDVQIISWIKSTELVKSAVHTSFSESQLQDVICEANRAVEQLITDPNLEKAVFDFLFIILSNTSNDTLFKAKPSAFSNLLKKVMVYLSKRLDNQDYYVTNSFLKLLGAIYGEVSKQFQDILTIDDKKAIHKLFLKNSWMDSCDNDCRLAVSQTMYNLYEPVVKDNDNFVMCWWTMLLNLLVDDDKVVRYHAAAVLCKVNNEREIICDTGMRHKFFESFSNVVAKLRPDIAIVLLFSWGVATWREDGYQMDDTDVFNKCRNYDTFEQLEISTLCLISLKEVGNHHSLNTTLPLTTIRWLKKLYDCKFTFATLSEFVKIQYKYIPTLGNKLGDYLDPTYSDKLQQVLAFKKFTDFVTQETNDGILL; via the exons ATG GTTTTAAGAACTTCAAAAATGGATATGACCGAAACGGAATTGCATGTGACTCTGAGAAATCTGACACTTAGGAAAAAAAGTGGTGAATTAGATACTCCAGAGAGGTTCAACTACCAAGATGAAATGTGGAGAAATGTTATTGATTACGAAATATTATGGAAATGTATAAAACATTGTTCCCTCGag ATCAGGCGAGATACGATGGAGCTTTTGGTGGTATCGAAAAAAAGCACCCAACGCTTTACAGCGGTTGAATATCAAATGATTGAAACATTCTTGTCATATAATCTGGGTGAAAAAATCGAGTTGGCACCATTAATCAAAAAG GCAATAAAACGCACTAGAGACAGTCTAGTTGTGCTGCGGCGAGAAGTCTTGAGAACAGTTAAAGGTCAGAATTCTGAAAATAGTAGTAAATGTCGGCCGAATCAACAtgaagatattgaaaatatggcATGCCACAATGCCACAAGAATAGATATCGAATGTTTCATACAAGACTGCGAATCATTTTTGTGTTCATTGCGTAAAATTTGTGTAGACAATTTATATCCAACAGCAAATTACGAACGCAGACGGACATGCCTACAAATATTATGCCATATGCAGGACATCCTGGATGAAGAAATTCTTTGTTTAGAATGGGATACTGTTCAAGCAAAATCTTTGTTCAACTGTTTATTGTTAGATACGTATGAATCCAATAAAGAAATGGTCTACAAAATATTGCAGCTGGTGCCACCCAGATTTTTGGAATTGGATAATAAAGATACTGTAGATGAAATCATACGAACCGCAGTTGGACTGGGAAATAGCATTAGGCCAATTGATTCAGCTACTGCGGCATACATGTTCAAAATATGTACCGCATCTCCAGTAATTGTCGAGATTGTAAATCGGCATAATGAATATCTCAACCCTGATTGCGCAAGCAACACTGATGCGCACCTTTTACTGGTGAAGTTTCTTATTTCGCGCCTTGAG AAACCATTGGAAATTGCACGCGATAATATCGTCAGGGCTGCCAATAAACATTCATTGTACGGATACCTTTACTGTCTGCGAAGCTTAATAACTGATAGCGATTTACA TAGGAAATTTCCAACTGACGAACGCTGGCGAGAGCCCATAGCTCAACTCATCAATATTTGCTTGGATTTAAACAATGCTGTAGGACAAATTGTGAATAATTCATCACCAGAAGGTCACTTACCAATGGATCTGAACCCGTTCAATGTCCAACCTTCATTGTTTGATCAAGAACTATCGGAGCATGAGAAAGTGACCACGCCTCAAATGGTACTACTTTGTGCTTGGCGTACTGTCAAGGAAGTCAGCTTAATTTTTGGCTATGTCACATTCAAATTGCCTATAGATGGGATGAACGGAGTGGTGGGTCTTTTAACAGAAAACCAG GTTGTTCAAGTCGGAGAGCACTTTGTCACTTTGTTGAGCGAAACTAAACATAGAGGGGCATTTGAACAAGCTCACGTCGGGTTTGGACTGTTATGCAGACGCTTATGGCATTTGCCAATAGAATGCGCATTGAAGCAACTTCCTAAAATATGGCTGCTGGACTTGTTGCTAGCAGTTACAGGTTTATCACCCAGAGATAGTAAACTTTGCGCAACCAGGAGAAGCGCCGGGGTACCTTTTATGGTTCAA GCACTTCTGACCTCCGAAGAGGAGTCGCTAACAGCTGTTATAAGACATGGGGGTAGTTTTACATTTCACTCGACCATGCGGATATTACTCGGCTTAACCAACTTGAAAGATGACTACAACATAGAAGCTGAGATGTCATCTTTGATCTATGATGATACTGTATTTACACAATTCAAAGATCAATCGTCCCCTCTCAGTCATACTGAAAAACGTACAAGTAACACTAATCGGGgcaaaaaatgttacaaacttGCTGAGATCAAGTCTCATGTAATAAATATACTGAGAGCTCTCTTTAGGCACTGTCAGCTAGGAGACTGTGTGAAGCCTTACATCGCCGATGGTGTGATTACAGCAATTAAAAGCTACAATGGGAAAACATGGGCT GAAAGAAACGCTGCAACTCTTCTGTTCAGTGCTATGGTCGTTCGTATTTTTGGTGTCCAAAGAACAAAGGATCACTTGAATTTGTCAGTTCACAACCGAATGACTGGTAAGGTGTTCTTCGAAAAATACCCTACATTACTGGAATTCATGTACAATGAATTGGAGAAATTCGTGGAACCGGGTGATACACTTATAAGACCAGGAGTGCAATCTGTGCTACTCCTGCTATCGCGACTGTACCCTGGCTGCCACGACAGTGCCGATTCAAATTGGAAG GTTGCAGCGTTCATTAATATGGTATCAAAGTGTGCAAAGAGTCAGGTATACGAGACACGTGAACTCGCGGCCCGAGCCTTGGTTCCTTTATTGACACAAACTACTGCTTTGGCCGTGTTTTCCAAGCtgcttgaaaaaatatcaatggaatctcaaaattattccaatatTAACATGATTCATGGATATATCTTGCAG GTATTACAGATCTCAAAGAGTGCAGAGTTCAGTAGTTTCATAGTATCGAGTGCacagtttaaaatttttataaaaaaatcagtttggattttggaaaaattggaGTGTCGAGAGCGTGGAGCAGGGGTTAGCTTTCCATTGGCTACTGCTTACTTGGAAACTCTATTACAAATTTATCAAGCCAACGACCAATG GTTCAGTGAATGTGTTGAGGATGAAGATGGTGACCTGTTTTTCAGAATCAAACTTCACTTGATTCATAGCAACATTTTAAGCAACGGACCAGGTAGAGAGATTTATGAAATCACTGctgcaaaattttatacattgtGGTGCCCAGTACACCACGACTGTCCTGATTCATATAGATTATCATACAGTGAgataacgaaaaataattggaCATCACTATTAAATCACAATAATATGGACGTACAGATCATCTCATGGATAAAATCTACAGAATTAGTTAAGAGCGCTGTCCACACTTCGTTCAGCGAATCACAGCTTCAAGATGTCATATGTGAAGCAAATAGAGCAGTTGAACAACTCATCACTGATCCAAACTTAGAAAAGGCagtattcgattttttatttattattcttagCAACACCAGTAACGATACCCTATTCAAGGCCAAACCATCTGCATTTTCGAACTTACTAAAGAAGGTTATGGTGTACTTGTCAAAAAGACTTGACAACCAAGATTACTATGTAACCAATAGTTTTCTAAAGTTGTTGGGGGCAATTTACGGAGAAGTTTCAAAACAATTCCAG GATATTCTAACGATTGACGATAAGAAAGCAATACACaaactttttttgaaaaattcgtggATGGATTCATGTGACAATGATTGTAGACTTGCCGTCTCACAGACAATGTACAATCTATATGAGCCAGTGGTCAAAGACAATG atAATTTTGTAATGTGTTGGTGGACAATGCTTTTAAATCTTCTGGTGGACGATGACAAAGTCGTGAGATACCACGCTGCAGCCGTACTTTGCAAAGTAAACAATGAAAGAGAAATCATATGTGATACGGGTATGAggcataaattttttgaaagctTTTCAAATGTCGTTGCCAAGTTACGCCCAGATATAGCAATAGTGTTATTATTCTCTTGGGGTGTTGCGACATGGCGAGAGGATGGCTACCAAATGGATGATACCGAC GTGTTCAATAAGTGTCGAAATTACGACACATTTGAACAATTGGAAATATCAACCCTTTGTTTAATTTCGTTGAAAGAAGTTGGCAATCATCACTCGTTAAACACAACTCTCCCATTGACGACCATAAGATGGTTAAAGAAATTATATGATTGCAAATTTACCTTTGCAACTTTGTCGGAATTTGTGAAAATCCAATACAAATACATTCCTACACTTGGAAACAAACTAGGAGACTATTTGGATCCAACTTACAGCGACAAGCTGCAGCAAGTCTTGGCATTTAAGAAATTCACTGATTTTGTAACACAAGAGACCAACGATGGAATTTTGTTATGA